The Medicago truncatula cultivar Jemalong A17 chromosome 4, MtrunA17r5.0-ANR, whole genome shotgun sequence genome includes a region encoding these proteins:
- the LOC11445037 gene encoding senescence-specific cysteine protease SAG39, with protein MVSTSKNQYILALFLLLAVAGITNVMSRKLYESLSLQERHEQWMTEHGKVYEDAIEKEKRFMIFKDNVEFIESFNAADNQPYKLSVNHLADLTLDEFKASRNGYKKIDREFTTTSFKYENVTAIPAAVDWRVKGAVTPIKDQGQCGSCWAFSTVAATEGINQITTGKLVSLSEQELVDCDTKGEDQGCEGGLMEDGFEFIIKNGGITSETNYPYKAADGSCNTATTTPVAKITGYEKVPVNSEKSLLKAVANQPISVSIDASDSSFMFYSSGIYTGECGTELDHGVTAVGYGSANGTDYWIVKNSWGTVWGEKGYIRMQRGIAAKEGLCGIAMDSSYPTA; from the exons ATGGTTTCCACTAGCAAAAACCAATACATATTGGCTCTGTTCCTCCTCCTTGCAGTTGCTGGTATTACCAATGTCATGTCCCGAAAACTGTACGAGTCACTGTCTTTACAAGAAAGACACGAACAATGGATGACAGAACATGGCAAAGTGTACGAAGATGCTATTGAGAAAGAAAAACGTTTCATGATATTCAAAGACAATGTTGAGTTCATTGAATCATTCAATGCAGCTGATAATCAACCTTACAAGCTAAGTGTTAATCACCTAGCTGATTTGACTCTTGATGAATTTAAGGCTTCCCGTAATGGTTACAAGAAGATTGATCGTGAGTTTACTACAACATCATTTAAGTATGAAAATGTTACTGCTATTCCAGCAGCTGTAGATTGGAGAGTAAAAGGAGCTGTCACTCCAATCAAGGACCAAGGTCAATGTG gGAGCTGCTGGGCATTTTCAACGGTGGCTGCAACCGAGGGTATCAACCAAATAACTACAGGCAAACTAGTCTCCCTCTCAGAACAAGAGCTAGTAGATTGTGACACAAAAGGTGAAGACCAAGGATGCGAAGGAGGATTAATGGAAGATGGATTtgaatttatcattaaaaatggTGGAATTACAAGTGAGACTAATTACCCTTATAAAGCAGCGGATGGAAGTTGTAACACTGCAACAACCACTCCTGTGGCTAAGATTACAGGATATGAGAAAGTTCCAGTTAATAGTGAGAAATCACTTCTCAAAGCTGTGGCGAACCAACCAATATCAGTTTCCATTGATGCTAGTGACTCAAGTTTCATGTTTTACTCAAGTGGAATTTATACAGGAGAATGTGGAACTGAGCTAGATCATGGTGTCACTGCTGTTGGATATGGTAGTGCTAATGGTACTGATTATTGGATTGTGAAGAATTCATGGGGCACTGTGTGGGGTGAAAAAGGGTACATAAGGATGCAAAGAGGTATAGCTGCTAAGGAAGGCTTATGTGGTATTGCCATGGATTCTTCTTATCCAACTGCTTAA